The following DNA comes from Palaemon carinicauda isolate YSFRI2023 chromosome 22, ASM3689809v2, whole genome shotgun sequence.
atttactggtttctgcgtgttgttgttggtgatgaaaggccagcatatagtgacgatatttattggcttctgcatgttgttggtgatgatgaaaggccagcgtatggtgacgatatttactggtttctgcgtgttgttgttggtgatgaaaggccagcatatagtgacgatatttattggcttctgcatgttgttggtgatgatgaaaggccagcgtatggcgacgatatttactggtgtctgcgtgttgttgttggtgatgaaaggcTGGCGTATGGCGATGATATTTATTGGTTTCTGcatgttgttgttggtgatgaaaggccagcatatagtgacgatatttattggcttctgcatgttgttggtgatgatgaaaggccagcgtatggtgacgatatttactggtttctgcgtgttgttgttggtgatgaaaggccagcatatagtgacgatatttattggcttctgcatgttgttggtgatgatgaaaggccagcgtatggcgacgatatttactggtttctgcgtgttgttggtgatgaaaggccagcatatagtgacgatatttattggcttctgcatgttgttggtgatgatgaaaggccagcgtatggcgacgatatttactggtttctgcgtgttgttgttggtgatgaaaggccagcatatagtgacgatatttattggcttctgcatgttgttggtgatgatgaaaggccagcgtatggcgacgatatttactggtttctgtgtgttgttgttggtgatgaaaggccagcatatagtgatgatatttattggcttctgtgtgttgttggtgatgatgaaaggccagcgtatggcgacgatatttactggtttctgtgtgttgttgttggtgatgaaaggccagcatatagtgatgatatttattggcttctgcatgttattggtgatgatgaaaggccagcgtatggtgacgatatttactggtttctgcgtgttgttgttggtgatgaaaggccagcatatagtgacgatatttattggcttctgcatgttattggtgatgatgaaaggccagcgtATGGTGCCGATATTTACTGGTTTCTGCATGTTattggtgatgatgaaaggccagcgtatggtaacgatatttactggtttctgcgtgttattgttggtgatgaaaggccagcatatagtgacgatatttattggcttctgcatgttgttggtgatgatgaaaggcTGGCGTATGGTGACAATATTTATTAGTTTTTGCATGTTAAATGTGTTGAAAGGCTGGCGTATAATTAAGATATTTATTGGTTACTGCATGTTATTGGTGATGATGTAAGGTTGGCATATGGTGACGATATTTATTAGTTTTTGCATGGTATTTGTGTTGAAAGACTGGCGTATAGTGACAATATTTATTGGTTTCTGCATGATGTTCTTGATGATGAAAGCCCGGCGTATGGTGACTATATTTATTAGTTTTCCATGTAATTGGTATTGAAAGGCCGGCCCATAGTGACGATATTTATTGGTTTCTGCATGTTATTGGTGATGATGTAAGACCAGCGTATGGTCACAATATCTATTGATTTCTGTTATCAATAATGATGAAAAGCAGGCGTATGGTGACAAGTTATAAAAATTCCTtgtattgatttttaattgttattacaaaCTGTACGCTATATTTTGTTCCATAATTAGAAACATAAATcagatatatattaacacataggaaatatgaaatttatatatatagatctcatACTGGAAATTTATCAGAAATGACCGACACTACACAGCTGATGGACAATATCCTTCATTTGTGTATCCCGCTGGGTATGGAGTATGGTCTTATTTGATATCCCATTGGAAAGTACTCaaatttacagtattattatatAATAGCCTGTTAATTTCACAtgatattttttaatctttatattctTCGACTATCTGTGTTCCTGGGAAGTTCAGTTCTTTTCCACTAGGGGATGTCATTTTTAGATGTACTCCGCATTGTAAgggttggaatgaaaaaaaaaaaaaaaaaacgcaatgtaCTAAAGGCACAATGAGTGAACTGCAACATGGCAAGGGAttactgcaaatgaaaaaaaaaaacttaattgccTTACCTTCAATAGTTTGCATTCACGAGAATCTTGGAAAGCTGGGTACATTTCTTCATACTTCTCAACAGCAATTCTAGAATTAGTCAAATCTACACAGAGATGGCACAGTGCAGCTCGAAACATATATTCCTTTGCACTATACTTAAGTAACGAACTCTCGAGTGAGCTGGTTGCAACCTAAAACAACAAAAATATGTTATATAAGTATGAATACATCTTTTTAAATTACTCATGCCTAAAAAACAAAGCTGGACAATGTTAAAATTAGTGTAATTTCTTTCCATCTACAATGGTGTACTTTCATTTCCTATAAACTATAGTTTTAAACATCCCTCCAAACAAAAAATTTACAAGGCAATGTTTTCCAAGGATATAATATTGAGCCGTTTTCCTTTACTAACCTGTTCATATATCTGAATAGCTTTTTCATAGTTTTCCATCTGAGCAGCGAACATCGCAACCTTAAGTTGGCACTTGTTTGCAGAGGAATTGCTTTCTTCACCACGGAAATAATCTGAAGCTTGTTCAAAGTGTTGAATAGCCTTTTCCATATCAGCAACCTGTGAATGAATAAAAAGTCACAATGTACGTCTCAATAGTAAGATACacaacaaacatttaaaaaatgatGTTGTATTTGTACTTATCCTGCTATCATTACAATTAGTTTAAAAAGACAAATATGTAACATTTCTGGATTCTAATAACATTTCATCcctaatcctctattctttaccattccttttactgcccccaacactttacacccttcattcactctctgatgcacATCTGCATCtgctccaccatttgcagcaacaacagactctTAAGTACTTCAACTGATctatttcctcaagtaactctcaattcaacatgacattcaatctagcaccacacTCCCTACAcagcatctcataaccttactcttaaatacattaactctcaacttccttctctcccacacttccaaactctgtcactaatcaacatAGCTTCTCCTCCCAGTCTGTAACTAATACAATATCACCCACCAACAATAACTGATTCACCGGCCCCCGTCACGataactctcatctatcagtttcaattctcAACCAAGTACTCATGTATTTATCTCTCTTACAACTTAATGAACAACCATGGTAACATCAAACATCCCCGTTTCAGGcccactctcactagaaaccactcactcacttcatttcctatcctaacacatactttactgtctaagtataaactcttcactgcttgcaataaccttccaccaattccatataacctcatcacattccacatcacctcCCTATCAACTTTATAACAAGCTCtcttcagatccataaatgcaatatGTACCCTCCTTACATTTTTGCAAATTATTTCTCGCTTATCTACCTAATTATACAAATCTGATCCATGCATCCCTTACCTCttctaccctgtacttctaagattgcatcctctactttatccttaaccctattaattaactatctaccataaacttttccaactgcACTCCACAAATTAATATCCCTggagttacaacactcatgcatatctcccttacctttgcatagcagaataatacacacacacactatcggctggtactattgacaacataaaacggatattaaacaatctcaccaaccattaaagtacagtcacacccccttcctttaacatctcagcccacacaccatccataccaggtgcttttcctactctcattccatctagtgccctcctcacttcctctcttgtaatctctctcattctactctcccatcactggcacctcaccacctgcaacagcaatatctgcctccctattatcctcaacattcagcaacctctCAAAATATTCAGCCTATCttttccttccctctttttttttcaacaactttccattttcatctttcaatgtTTCCTCTCTCCTCAATAtacccttccttactcttttcacttctttccaaaactactacttattctcttaatgcgaacgacccaatccctgaccccacctccagtcagctgccctctttgcctctatCTTCAATACATAAAATCTAAAATCATGCTCTTTGCTCATTTATAGACTTTTACAAATGATTGTGGACTGAGGTGGCACCACAGCTAGTGAAGTATGTtgctaaatcatcagcaaacaGAGAGCTCTTAACAGGaggaaatatttatcaaaactGCTAATAATGACAATGGCAAAACATGTCTTACCTCTGTTTCATAGATTTCTGCAATACCCTGGTGATGCTTGGCAGCCATGGTAAATTTGCCCATATCAGTGTAGATTTCAATGGCCTTTAGTAAACTGTTCACAGACTCTGCAACCAAACAAATTTCATATTTATCAAGTCAAATACATAAAATGCATTAAACGGAAATTGCTTAAAACAAATCATATAAGAATTAACATTAGAAATTTTAGAATAACGAGCAAGACAGAGTTATGTACATAAGTTGTCATCAATATTTTTCCTCAAATTTATTGTCTTAAATGAGATTCCCTTTCACTGTTTagctcaaatatgacaaattcgtagataatttgtatttttcttaactatacaaaccttagctatttattaggggttatactttcggcggagctgaaatgacgagccattaaaatttagcgaggattgaatacccacaccgctagttagcggggggtgggggggagtatgctaccactcccgctcacacacctgtgatttagtttactttgcttggaggtaggacttcaagggggattgggctggtgggcaagtttgtataaatacctaaggtttgtatagttaggaaaaatacaaattatttacgaatttgtcatttgttccgtaactggaatacaaaccacgctatttattaggggtgactcacccattaggaagggtggacgtccctgccaatctggcttttggctttacccgggggtcCTTATCCGAGTATATTAgaactcaaaaataaggagtccctgccctcgctaaaaccttgctatgcaaggtccgcggactacgcaagctgtgtgttgagacatgcagaagtttgactgtctaggtaaagttattcagagtctattgtaggaaaaaactgatgtaaccaagactttcccaataccacctcgccaggatatggggacgcaacagtattagcttaatactaggtacacaaggaacatggtttacctgcagtggtttgaggtcagcttatgcagagaacccaagatgctgctttccccacgagagggtaggacgaaggaaagaataagagccagtcaaatcttttcattcacgcagactaaaaccgggtaacagtaccctcaaccttctgctacttgtccaataaggagcttgaggtattacaACCAGCTCTTGTGCAGCCACCATCGGACCGATTGAGATCGTaccgagttcctgtgggtcacgtcttgcaggagaaaggttgtgaaagtcacctagagcattcacatcctttcttgttaaacctgcgtcacagagtaatctgcttagaaggaccaggggcatagctatgcccctgacatcgtgagtcgtcatgttgagatgatgttttggtgatcctcctttagtctctcccagtgctgatgacaagagaagggacccaggtAGGCTGCTttcgttctcttaaggtagagtctcataccttaccatGGGTACAGTAACgtatgatctggatcgtccgttaccgagtggagacctgtataggatccgtcacctctggagactgtgtctggagacatactcggggacgaaactgatcattgcctttcgcccttctcattaatgggcgatgtcgaaagagagaccatgaagtttcttgactcgtatggctgctgtcagagtgtataggaacattgtcttcttaaaccaggtgaaaatttgttgcctggtgaagtggaacataaggaagtCTCTTCAAAGACcgaagaatttgaaccatgttctgaaagggtctcaattccgactggagaaaggcaagttgtaagtccgtatgagttaggaaagatctagcgatgagaggatatcccttcctttcagtttgaaggtgaaggatcaaggttgagtgatcatctttacctgttgaaactgaatagggggtcttttcctcttgcatatactcaaggattccgctattgctggaatagaggtatcgagtggagagagagggACTTttacatgacaccaaccacacaagacgctatactgcctggtagactgatgctgaggaattcctcagatatctagacaaccttttcgcaattTATTACAAAAAGCCTCTGtgggagaggaggtactgggtagtctccaggcatacaatcacagcaaagctatagcttgtggtaggtgtcgaagtgggttgtctgtaatgtggagagggttctcttgaagagacatcaggagctgcaaaaggtttggaaaccattctgcataatgtcatagcggagctatgagagtccttgagaggctgaccgatgttctagccttcttgagtgcccttcatCAAACAAAACAGGGATGAGACGTAAATGTCATTGTTGTACCCcccgttgttggcctgttttttaCCTgtgagccttggggtctagggctggggagcaatggcagcctgaggttcaggagtgttgcgaacagatccctagttggaggatccggtaaagtcgggactttgtcggctacaaggtgatccaaagaccattcagtataccttatctgagatgctgtgcacacattgtcggcgagcacattcctctagtttggaatgaagcgggctgatagtggcccAACTTAGTGTtcatactgttagatgggaagacgCTACAagaaagttccttcttgcttgccgatgtgagcctctatgtggtgtgtggtattgtcgcccatcacatcactgagtgttctgttaggaaccgatgaggctgctgaaggaccggaaagttggccttcatcgcttaaaagagatttaagtgaaggtactttcggactctgtccagaagGCTGAGGTcctggtgcagcactatggtccctcctctcttcttttggtgtgttctaagcacagcatcaagtccgaggagtggggaaggatgagaaggttataccactctgtagaTTCTCAACTTACACCCATCctttgaggttcgtccaaacttctggtcccatgggggtcagaatgtctgggggatcgagggctcgattccaatcagactcaagtcactctgggatgggagttcttctcgttttgagaaagttttgtggagattggtgtctagaatctagagtcttctgggagggaagtagggaagacttccaaaggtttaccctgatcactggatcttggtaaaaagacttcagaagttctggtgctaatgcaaggttgccactgagtctgctaaggtcaatCAGTCGTcacgaaacggaggagacagaagccaatcctgcgagaccaggatgggtgtagtggaaagaccgaagcacagtgccctgaataggtgtttcttgtttgtctagactaaatcttccaaccttcctagatggatggtttgtgcctggaagtatgtgtcctttaggtccagtgtgaaaatgaagacctgtggtcttagcccttgttcgaactccaacatggtgtggacatcgacccgaagggacagctccttgcggatccttttgcatgggagattgttgatgctggggtcttgactcgtggcgtaaaggatcagacgcgataccctgtgtaaggattcttcgctgagagagaattcctttaactaacagaaggaaggcaacgcttaaccctaacatgcg
Coding sequences within:
- the LOC137616727 gene encoding alpha-soluble NSF attachment protein-like; its protein translation is MSLYLRKSSVAIYQAKWASFTKWCAERHIRPLKASVPDIAEFLVFLRDKVESVNSLLKAIEIYTDMGKFTMAAKHHQGIAEIYETEVADMEKAIQHFEQASDYFRGEESNSSANKCQLKVAMFAAQMENYEKAIQIYEQVATSSLESSLLKYSAKEYMFRAALCHLCVDLTNSRIAVEKYEEMYPAFQDSRECKLLKALMNHLEEQNVDAFTDTVKEYDSISRLDQWYTTMLLRIKKSINADDLC